Genomic window (Lutra lutra chromosome 6, mLutLut1.2, whole genome shotgun sequence):
GTAGGCCTACTGACATCTGCTTTGCAGAGCCTCTTTTTGGGGTAAGAGCAGCTGTTTTGCTGCTTTATCCACTGAAACTGCTCTTAAAAGGAGccaccagttaaaaaaaaaaaaaaaggagccaccagtttttccttctcccagaaACTGCTTTTGGGAGTTTTcctccttccactctccctgctgcttccacCCACCCACACTTTACTCCTTCCCTAGGCAAATCCATAGGGATGGTAGGTTCAACTAGAGGTGAAGTGAACGTCCACGCATACTGACAGCAGCTCCAGCAATGTGAAAAGCTGTTTGCCTAGGTCCCAAGGCTTGCTCAAAGAATGTTGACCCATGGGATTTACTTTGTACCTGTGGTCttttatgttcaaaatatttttttttaaagatttatttatttatttgaccgagagagatcacaagtagagaggtaggcagagagagagagggaagcaggttccctgctgagcagagagcccgatgtgggactcgatcccaggatcctgagatcatgacctgagccgaaggcagcggcttaacccactgagctacccaggtgccctgttcaaAATAttctctcaggggcgcctgggtggctcagtgggttaaagcctctgccatcagctcacgtcataatctcagggtcctgggactgagccctagagccctacatcgggctctctgctccgcggggagcctgcttcttcctctctccctctttgcctctgcctccttgtgatctctatcaaattaaaatcttaaaaaattctttcaccAGTATTTCACTCAATACCCACACTGACCTCAGAGCAGAACCAATTTTAGCTCCTCAAAGGGACTGAATCCACAGAGGTTTGTACTAATGTACTTAAGACAGCAGacagtggttttttgttttttttaaacaaagagccCAAACACACTAGGGGTTAAATAAGCTGCTTCTCTTTCCACTGTTTATTATTAatgtacaaaatatacaaaaccaaaagaaaaaaaatactcatccCTCAAATCCATCGTGGCTCTAACCCAAGACCCTGCACAGAAGCCAACCAATCCACTGTTTTCATAGAAAACAACTGATGCCGAAACCTGGGAAGGAGAGGGCTGGGGAAAGGTGCGTCAGCTTTGCGGCACCCACCCAGGAAGGCACCTGGTGGGACTCAGAGGTGGCTGACAGGGCAAGGGAGCCAGAGGCTTCACACCGACAAAGTTCCAGGTGGGGGCAGAGTACGCCAACTCCTGAAGGCAGTGCATGTAGTGTGACTGTCAGGCCCAGAGTGCCCGGCAAGTTGATGAAAAGCTGGTCTCACTGAAATGTTAGTTTCCAGAATAGCTACAGGCAAGGGTGGGCCAACACCACCAGCCTGGCCTATGCCAGCTACAACTTCCACTGGATGCAGATGTGAATTGACCATCAATGAACCTAGCAGACCCATGATGCAGACTTGGGTGTTCACAGAAGGTTGCAAAGTCTTACTTGAGAAAGGACTCAATGGAAAGCCTGTGTCAAGGTGGAAGTGGGGATGATGTATTCCAGAACTCAAATCCAGCCTGATTGAGCCCTCTCAGTGCAGTGGGGTATATAATACCCCTTTTaccatctccccaccccatgaGAAGAATGAACTTGGCTGGGATGATTTCATAAGTGCAGCTGATCCCGTGTCAGTTCTGTGTGCATGTGGAGGACCCACAATAGGAGAGTAGAGGTGTTCTCCAGGATAACCAGCTTTAGGTTCTCAGGCATAAAGGGTAATACTGGAAAGGGGTTTGGGGGTATAGGGCAAATCTCCTCAAAAAGTGAAGCCAACTGGGTCTTCTCTTCAGCAGTCCAGGGTACAGAATGTATccagtctctctcctccccagactGGAGGAAAATATGTACATCAATGCGCACCAGTGATCAGAAAACCCCCAGAAACCCAAGCAGGTGGGAACTGAGGGGGCCGGCTCCTCATCAGCTGGGGACAGGGGAATGTGGGCCTCACAGAAGCCATAAGAGGGTGGAAGGAGCAAGGCTGCAGTccacaggggtgtgtgtgggtggggcagaggaggtgGTCCCTAGGGCAGGGGGGGCCCATTGACACCCGGGTGGTAGAAGGCACAGTTGTTCTCATAGCGGCAGTTGCCCTTCATCATGAAATGTCGGCAAACAGGGCGGTTGGACATGTCTGTGGGAATGATGGTGGAATCGTTAGAACATGGCTAAGAGGTCAAAGCTACCCTCgcagccccatccccaccctgtcCATAGCATCCCGAAAACGATCTTTCAGGGAGACATGGAATCTTATGGATTTGAGGGAAGGCCAAAAGGTAATAACTACCAGACATACAGAAAATAGGGTGATTTCATGTCTGGCCTAGCATACCCAGCGTAGTGATGCTCCCCCAAAACTTGCATGGGACATCAAAAGCCACATAGTGAGCAGGAACCATTCTCACCTCCTCCATGGCTGTGGCCTCCATCGTGCCCTCGGTGGCCACCTCCTCCATGGCCAGGGCCATCATGGCTACGGTGCTCATGAGGTGGTGGCCCTCGATGGTCATGGCCTCGGTGACCAGGCACATCATGAGGCCGGTGGCCATGGGGTCCACCATGTCCAGGACCTTCATGGGGGCGATGTCCACTTCCAGCACCCATTCCTCCACCAGGGCCTTCATGGGGGCGATGTCCACTGCCTCCACCCATGCCACTGCCAGGGCCTTCATGAGGACGATGGCCGGTGCCACTGCCCATGCCACCACCAGGACCTTCATGGGGACgatgccccccacctccacccatgCTACCGCCAGGGCCTTCGTGGGGGCGGTGCCCACCACCCATGCCACTGCCAGGGCCTTCATGGGGACGATGTCCACTGCTGCTGCTCATGCCCCCACCAGGGCCTTCATGTGGACGATGCCCACCACCTCCAACCATGCCCCCACCAGGGCCCCCTCGTCCATTTGGGGGTCCTCCTCCAGAGCGACCTCCTCTGGCCCCccggaagggaggaggaggaggaggttcaTTTCCTCCTCGGCCACCGCGGCCTCTATGGTATGGTCCAGGACCTGGTCCCGGGCCCCCCCGCATTGGGCCCCCCCGCATGGGGTCACCTGGGCCATCCCAGAAGGGATCACCCCCtcgtggagggggtgggggacccAAGAGACGTGGGCCCACTGGCCCACCAGGGCCTCCATGAGGAcctgttaaggaaaaaaaaagacagttatcAGTTATGTGTTATACTCAGGGAGGTCCTCTCCCACCCTAAACCGCCTCCCACCTTTGGGTCAAACCTACATTATTACCAGGCCAAAATTAAGTAAACCCATTCCAACCTCTCACTATCACCTACCTGGCATAGGTCCCCCAGGCCCAGGGGGGAAGTGCTGCATGGCCTTGGGGCCCCCAGGGCCTCCTGGTGGAAAACCATTGGCTATTGGACCAGGGCCTAATAGTCCATGTGgcactattaaaaaagaaaaaaagtagaacaagAGGATGCTAGAAGAGTGGCATGACTTCCTAATTAGGTGTGCCTTTCTGGCCCTCTCAGACCAACTTGGCAAAGCAATGCTCTGTCCAGTCTTGCCCTCCCAACCAGCAGTAATACCCCTGCTCACCACTGTCTGTAAACCCTGCTCCCTGCTCGCCCTCAACTCTGCAGTAGGCTTCCTCCCCCAGGCTCCAGGACTGGCCCTGGTGATTACCGAGCATCTGCTTGATCTTGTCTGAATAGTCTGGTTGCTTTAGCAGTTCCTCTGAGGGATGACTATTTGGGCTACCCTGTAAGGTAAGATGAATAAAGAACAAGGTCAACAGAGTGCAAGGGTAACAACTGCAGAGAAAAGAGCCAGATGAGGAACCAAGTGAGAAGATGAGTACTGGGGTAAAAAGATTCCAGAGAAACTGGAAAAGAGGAAGGTGGGCTCATACCATGATGGAGGTGAGGATCTCTTGGACATTgatgcctcctcctccaggaccctgggggctCTTCCCAGCACCCATGCTTCCCATGAGATTGGCCAGGACAGGGGGCAACTTGGAGCCACCTGCCCCATCAGGTGAGCCACCAGCTCCCCCAGGCTCGAGAGTCTCAATATATGAGGTCTCATCCATGGAACATTCCTGCAAAACAGGAGAATAATCAGGACTAACTTTgaaagaatgaagacacattccatttgaaatggaaatgaattgTCAAAAGACACATTAAAATCGATCACACCCTCCACCACCACATAGCATGTGCTCACCTCATCTAGGGGGATGAGCTTCGGGGGTACAGGTTCATAGGGCTCAGGATCAGGTTCATGAGGACTATTAGGAACACCAAAGGTGATGGGGAAAAAAGTGACAAATTACTTATTCAACCCTTCACATTCCCTCCtagcccccacccacctctgaaTTAGTCCAGGGAATGTTCCCCTCAGGAGTCCAAGTATTTAACAAGACCATGGTTCATGCCCACATTCTTTTGCTCACCTTTCCTTGTTCAAGAAGAGCTCCTGAAGGATTCCTTTCTCCCGCTCAGCCTGGATGTATCGCTCCTGGCTGTTGCTTCCAGGGGTGACAAGCGGTGAGGGAAGAACCAGGGGCCGCGGGCACACCCACGGCACCTTCTCCTCCATGTTGTCATGGCTCAGACGCCGGGCCGTCTCAAATGCATGTCGGTCTGACAGTATCTCTCGCTTAGCAGCCTCACCAAAGTCCTTGATCTTATTCACATTTACTATtggcaaggaggaaaaaaaaaagtaaacacaacCCAGTCCTTTTTAAACTCCCTATGCCCACTTACTACACAAAAATCTTGACCGCTCACCTCGTTCAGTTTCATCCAgttcaaaatagaaatattctcTCAGTTTGCCCTCCTCAGGCCACGTCACAGttttcctcttcctgcctttccgGGTCAGCTGGCTAGGATCTCCAGGACTCTCCACTGGCTTTGCATCCAGTGCTCCTGGCTCCAAAGAGGCTGTAAGCAGGAGAGGTTTCAGACCAAGGTCCGTCCTTTTAGAAAACCCCCAGACCTGAACCAATTTCTAGACTCACCTGTATCCATGAGCTCTGGGACTTCAACAGCgggaactggggtgcctgggcggtcTGTGTCCATAGCCTCACAAGGAGGTGCTGGTTCTGGGGAAGAAGGTTTGGCTGTGCTTGGTTCTGTGCTCGTTTTCCCTTCAAATGGGCTTGgctattatgaaagaaaaagaagttcatGAGCTGATGTGAAACAAGGTTAAGGTAAGGCAATTAGTCCGGGGTCTTAGGATCCCCCATGAGTTCCTATAAAGGAAGATTCTGTCATACTACTAACCCTGCACCACCTCCACCACAGTCCACATCTTGTTGTCCTCCCCAACCACTGCCAGGTGCTGAGCCCTTCCTTCTACTTTACTTTTGATACCCTGTCACTCACACCTACGGCCTAGGGCTCATACCTTGGCAGCTGTAGGTGACagcaccttcttcttcttcttaatttTGATGCCTGGAACAGGGGCTGAATTGAGTGCATCCAGAAAGCCCAGGCCCTCCATGgctacaaaaggaaaaagcataAAATGGAATCATCAGACCTCTTTCACAATCCTATTCCTATAGACAAAGTCTGGGCAGGAAATGGGCCAATGGAGACCCTGCCACGACTGAGGACATAGTAAGTTCAAGGTAACTAGGAAGTATATGCTGGATTCACATAAGAAATTcttgttattctattttttattttgtttttaagtaatctctacaaccagcGTGGGTCTTGACCTCCCAACCTGGAgataaagagttgcatgctcctccACTTgcgccagccaggtgccctttcttttaaaaattttaaaggcaagCAACCGACCCTTTGAGTATGAATTAGAGTTCAGGTAACTGAAGAAGGCAGCCCACATGGACAAGACAGAATATCCCAAAGCTGGGGGTATCCCTAATCAGTCACTGAATAGCACAACTCTAAGACTCATCtctaaaattacttttaagtaatccTATGAAAGGGGACCGCCAGAGGTGCAAAAATTAAGTCACCAAGAAATCCATCCCTGACCCACCCCTCAACATTCATTCTCATTAAGAGTTTGCTCCCAAAGTGCATTCTTCTTCTTTAGACTCACGCTGTGGTGGGATGATCTTCACTTTGATCTCTTTGGTGGCATTCGGTGTGGTGTTCAGTGGCTTATATTTCTTCTCTGCAGGGGGTGCAGCATCTCCTGGAGCAACTGTGGTGCTGTCAGAAGAGGAACTGTCAACAACATCTCTGACTCACTCTGACTtgccccttcttctccctcatatcCACAGACCTAACCCATGCAGAAATGTGGTCCATACCTCTGACGCTTGAGGGGAATGGGTTTAAGGTTGTACTTGTCAGAAACCACCACTGCACTGGCATTCTTCTTCACAGGCACCAAAGATGGAGTCTCCAGCTCTAGCCCTGTGGGAAGAAACATGCTGTTGGGGTTGAACTCCCTCCCACTCTCTTAACTCTTCCTCCCTGGTCCAACCCTAAATCTTCATCCAACCCAAGCCTCACCCACTAATGCTCCTTCTTCCATATGTGTGCCCTATCATAAATCCGCTAATCCACTACAAAGTCCTAGGTGTACATCTGCCCACAGACCTTCCCAAGACCAGCCAACAGCCCTACCAGTGGAACGGAATTTGGCGTGACTTGGTGCCGTGGTTCGAAGAGACTtgggcttctctttctttttctccggGGCCTCCTCGGCCCGGGTCTCAGCCTTCACCTCAGTCAAGGGTCGCTCAGGAGGGGTGGTTCGACTCTTCCCCTCTTCTTTACGTTTCTTCTTATCTTTCTCTGTTATGAAAATACAAAGCATTAAAGGATTTTACTTGAAGAGAAACACTATTAAGAGGTGAAGCAGGCTAAAGGCACTGAAGGCCATGTCccagtgggaaagaaagaaatacgaGGGATAAAAGACTAAGGAGCTTACCAGCAGGCTGGGTACTACTCTGGGAGCGGATGACAGCCATCCAGTCACTGACAAGGACTGAAGCCAATTTCCGGAGCTCTGCAGGTGAGGGTATAAGGGGAAATGCCTAAgtagctaaaaatattttcttccaataacAGAAAACAGGGATGTTTAAAGATATACTATGAAAATCTGTATAAcagaaaaagtaacaaagaatTTTAACAACATGAGATAGGCTCAAAAACCAAACTCTTAAAAATGGAAcaatgaggggctcctgggtggctcagtgggttaaagcctctgtcttcagctcaggtcctgatcctaggttctgggatcgagccctgcatcgggctctctgctcagcagggagcctgcttccccctctctgaccacttgtgatctctctgtcaaataaataaataaaatcttaaaaaaaaaaaaaaaatggaacaatgaATCACATGGTAGTCTTCTATTCCAAtctagtggggggggggggttggaggggaagATGACACATTAATTACAACAAGGTACATTATAAAAAACTACATCAGTTGTTTTACATGTATCTCACGTGGCTGTTATAACTTGaagatttttattcctctttcacAGACACACAGCAGCATAAAGATCAGAGTCAGAAAGCTAGAAAGCACCAGAATGAAGCCAGTGCCGATGCTCTTCTGCTAAccatttaaaagaacagaaactaaaatcaagaaataggcagggTTCAAGTATCTGAAAAGCTAAGAACAGTATTACTCTACGTTGTCCTACCTAAAGGCAAACAAAGTTTCAAGGAACAGATTTAGATCCATCTTATAAAAGATTTCCTAAGCCACCTTTTTTCCTAGAGTGTTACTAGTGattaatggctttaaaaaaatgaattaaatgtagCAAAGGCGAAGAGCTTAAAACAGACCACTTTAGGGACGGGGAAGGTAttgtttatttagagaaaaaagtTGGACAGAGAATTTAGAGGACAAAAATGTGTTTCcaaatatacaggaaaaaaacacaaaaacccctTCAACTCTTGCCTTTTGTACTTGGCAAAGAACAGCTCTTACCTACGGCACCAGCCTCTTGCCAACATTTCCACATATAGACTTATTTGGTAATGAGATTGTTGAAAACATTAAAccctaatttcctttctttttttttttttttaaagattttatttatttgtttgacagacagaggttacaagtaggcaagagaggcaggcagggagagaacggaggaagcaggctctccgcggagcagagagcccggtgtggggctctatcccaggaccttgggatcatgacctgagccgaaagcagaggctttaacccactgagccacccaggcgccccataaacactaacttttcaaatatacaactAGCAATTTCTATATTTAAGGCAACATGAACTCCAGTGCATCCCCAATACAGGGATATCCTAAACCTTTTTGGACCAACTGATACTATGGTCTAGTGAGACTTTAAGGTCCATAAGGAATGTACAAATTTCAGTATTCAAAGAAAGTAACAGAACAATTAAAGCTGTATTCAAAGGTGGCAACACAACTGAGACAATGGGAAAACAAGGAACACTAtacctgaaaatgaaaaaataagagatgagcaatgatttaaaaggaaattctaCAGTATGTGTTACATTATGAATTATTATTCAATATACTCTGTTATGTCACAAAAACAGAAGTggtcagtatttaaaaaaacctaaaaccaagaataaaaaagaatggaaagctaGAGAACATTTTTCACTTAAACACTGTTAAACCCCTTATCTTGGTAAACGTTCCCAGTGTTTTCTTCTATAGCTAAAGAACTTCAGATAGGCTTCCCCAGGCCTacatgctcctttttttttttaagattttatttatttatttgacagagagagagagatcacaagtaggcagagaggcaggcagagagagggaaaaaggcaccccgctgagcagagagccggatgcggaactcgattccaggaccccgagatcatgacctgagccgaaggcagcggcttaacccactgagccacccaggcaccctacatgCTCCTTCTATACCAAACTGCCAAAGCCTCTTTCCAAAAGGCCCTGGCAAACCATTCCCTTTAGACAAAAGAATAAGCCTATATTCTGATCAGGGATTAGCTCTGCTAGAATATTGTTCACATGTGTGATACTAGTGTTTTGTGCTAGTGGTTTGTACACTGGGTATAAACccttttcttcattaaaaaaaaggtcGTGAAGCCTTTTCTGGAGCCAGGCCCTGTCTATGCCAGAACCGTATGATCCTTGCCAAGGGCTCCAATACCCTttgtcttaagaaaaagaaagactctgTTGCTAACAAAGCTATGATCTACTCCAGCAGTCAGGACTCTTTCTGCCCATGTCCTAAAGGAAGGTGTTTATTGGTAGTACTATATGTCTATTACACACTGAAGGTCCCagaatatgatatatttatttagaaaaataaaaggaaatgatgacAACACTCTCTAGGATGACACTATCTTCTCCAAAGAAGTTTAAGTATATACCTTTTACACCAAGAGATAGTAAGCATCAGCTAAGTATGGGGTCTCGTCTTACATTCAGTAGtagagaaatggacaaatcccATTCGGAATTCAgaacaggaaagggagaaagattagagagtctcaatttttaaaagaaagagaaaagtatagTGAGGTAGCAAGGAGTGACAGGACAGTTCAAGGATAGGAGTAAGACACAACAGTAACaaagagtggggcgcctgggtggctcagtgggttaagcctctgccttcagctcgggtcacgatctcagggtcctgggatggagccccgcatcgggctctctgctcagtggggagcctgcttccccctctttctctgcctgcctctctgcctacttgtgatctcactctatgtcaaataaataaataaaatcttaaaaaagagaaaagaaaagaaaagaacaacgaGGCAGTCATGAGGAAGGGCTGGCCCCTACCTTCATCCTCACTGGACTTGCTCAGCTGTTTCACCAGTTTGGCTGTGTTGTTCTGTGAGAGATGGGGACAAAGTTAAATACAAGGAGGAAAATGAGTCCTCTTGGAGCGAAGAACTGCACAAACTCACGcacaatttcttttttgtgagattttatttttaaagtcatctctacacccaagcaggagctcaaacccacaaccccaagaccaactGAGCCAGTTGGGCGCCCTGCCCACAATTTCTTAACAGTCCCTAACTGTGACCACCACTACTCTTGTACTTTACCATTTATAAAACCTTTGGAGGCATACAAACCTAATTCTTAAAACAACCAGTGTAGGTAGGGGCATTCATTCCCaatgaaagacaagaaaactgaggctcaaataCCTGAACTACCCCAACCACAAACCTATTAATGGACATAAACCAAGTCTTCTGATCCTAAACTCCTACTTTTTCTACTGCTCTCCTGCACAGGCCCAAGACTGCCACATCAGACTCCATGTATTTTATCTACCAGGCTAAAGCAAAAAGGAAGCACTAGTGTTGTAGAGACTTAAGGTACCTGCTTGAGATGGTCCACAGTGAGCGGGAGGTGCTGCAGGGTCAGTAGAATTTGCTGTAAGAGGGGAATGTTGTTCGTTGTCTTTGAATAGGTCAGCCAATTGTTAAGAAGCTTGTAGCCACCAACATCAATAAACCTGCAGGCAGGTAGGAGAATCTGTAATGCCCTTTCCAGGTTTTGGAGTGCCACATCCCACACTCCTACTCCCCCATCAATGACCTAGGAACCCCCTGCACCCTCTCCCACCTTCTATGTACATCTTCCCAGCCCAGACACCCAGATCCCCACTTACTTGACCAATATTTCTGGTGACTGGGTCTGCAGGAGAATGTTCAAGTAAGTGCATCGACTCACCATCTTTCGTGCTTCCTTCATCAGGCTGTAGGAGAGATATTAAGGTTAGAAATGGAGCAAGAGCCTCTTCTTTCAACAGAAGCATCTCTGATCTGTGGGAGTGCCTAAAAATCCCTATGACTGGGACTTTGCCACAGAGCAGGAAAGTCACACAAGCCTCTGGGGGATGGGATGGAAGACAACTGAAGGGACACCGAGGTCTCTGATCTGGGGAGGTGAGCATCACTGCTTTTCTAACCCACAGGACACACTTGATTCTGCTTCCCAGTTAAGAATGCTAGCACTAACAGCCATCCATTCATAGTCTGTTCAGGACTGGCTTGGTCTTTTGCCTTCCCCTGGGAAACTGGAGAATCCCTGAAGGAAAATGGCAGTCTGGGTATATGGAATGTGACCCAGAACAGAACCAAAAATTCTGTCACCTGGCTCTTCTGCTCCCTTCCTTCCAAAGCATGACTTCGAGACTGTGGACATCCAAACCCAGATTCCATTATGGTGAGGAACCAAGGGATCACCTTTTTCTATCACGTAGTCTAAAATTATTGGATACCGATCTTATTTCACTgactcactctctccccctccaaaaaCGGTCATTCCTATTTACAGTCGTATTTCAACATAAAATATCCTCTACTCACAATGACTCCAAAAATAGGCAGACTCA
Coding sequences:
- the PPP1R10 gene encoding serine/threonine-protein phosphatase 1 regulatory subunit 10 isoform X3, giving the protein MGSGPIDPKELLKGLDSFLNRDGEVKSVDGISKIFSLMKEARKMVSRCTYLNILLQTQSPEILVKFIDVGGYKLLNNWLTYSKTTNNIPLLQQILLTLQHLPLTVDHLKQNNTAKLVKQLSKSSEDEELRKLASVLVSDWMAVIRSQSSTQPAEKDKKKRKEEGKSRTTPPERPLTEVKAETRAEEAPEKKKEKPKSLRTTAPSHAKFRSTGLELETPSLVPVKKNASAVVVSDKYNLKPIPLKRQSTTVAPGDAAPPAEKKYKPLNTTPNATKEIKVKIIPPQPMEGLGFLDALNSAPVPGIKIKKKKKVLSPTAAKPSPFEGKTSTEPSTAKPSSPEPAPPCEAMDTDRPGTPVPAVEVPELMDTASLEPGALDAKPVESPGDPSQLTRKGRKRKTVTWPEEGKLREYFYFELDETERVNVNKIKDFGEAAKREILSDRHAFETARRLSHDNMEEKVPWVCPRPLVLPSPLVTPGSNSQERYIQAEREKGILQELFLNKESPHEPDPEPYEPVPPKLIPLDEECSMDETSYIETLEPGGAGGSPDGAGGSKLPPVLANLMGSMGAGKSPQGPGGGGINVQEILTSIMGSPNSHPSEELLKQPDYSDKIKQMLVPHGLLGPGPIANGFPPGGPGGPKAMQHFPPGPGGPMPGPHGGPGGPVGPRLLGPPPPPRGGDPFWDGPGDPMRGGPMRGGPGPGPGPYHRGRGGRGGNEPPPPPPFRGARGGRSGGGPPNGRGGPGGGMVGGGGHRPHEGPGGGMSSSSGHRPHEGPGSGMGGGHRPHEGPGGSMGGGGGHRPHEGPGHGGPHGHRPHDVPGHRGHDHRGPPPHEHRSHDGPGHGGGGHRGHDGGHSHGGDMSNRPVCRHFMMKGNCRYENNCAFYHPGVNGPPLP
- the PPP1R10 gene encoding serine/threonine-protein phosphatase 1 regulatory subunit 10 isoform X1, coding for MGSGPIDPKELLKGLDSFLNRDGEVKSVDGISKIFSLMKEARKMVSRCTYLNILLQTQSPEILVKFIDVGGYKLLNNWLTYSKTTNNIPLLQQILLTLQHLPLTVDHLKQNNTAKLVKQLSKSSEDEELRKLASVLVSDWMAVIRSQSSTQPAEKDKKKRKEEGKSRTTPPERPLTEVKAETRAEEAPEKKKEKPKSLRTTAPSHAKFRSTGLELETPSLVPVKKNASAVVVSDKYNLKPIPLKRQSTTVAPGDAAPPAEKKYKPLNTTPNATKEIKVKIIPPQPMEGLGFLDALNSAPVPGIKIKKKKKVLSPTAAKPSPFEGKTSTEPSTAKPSSPEPAPPCEAMDTDRPGTPVPAVEVPELMDTASLEPGALDAKPVESPGDPSQLTRKGRKRKTVTWPEEGKLREYFYFELDETERVNVNKIKDFGEAAKREILSDRHAFETARRLSHDNMEEKVPWVCPRPLVLPSPLVTPGSNSQERYIQAEREKGILQELFLNKESPHEPDPEPYEPVPPKLIPLDEECSMDETSYIETLEPGGAGGSPDGAGGSKLPPVLANLMGSMGAGKSPQGPGGGGINVQEILTSIMGSPNSHPSEELLKQPDYSDKIKQMLVPHGLLGPGPIANGFPPGGPGGPKAMQHFPPGPGGPMPGPHGGPGGPVGPRLLGPPPPPRGGDPFWDGPGDPMRGGPMRGGPGPGPGPYHRGRGGRGGNEPPPPPPFRGARGGRSGGGPPNGRGGPGGGMVGGGGHRPHEGPGGGMSSSSGHRPHEGPGSGMGGGHRPHEGPGGSMGGGGGHRPHEGPGGGMGSGTGHRPHEGPGSGMGGGSGHRPHEGPGGGMGAGSGHRPHEGPGHGGPHGHRPHDVPGHRGHDHRGPPPHEHRSHDGPGHGGGGHRGHDGGHSHGGDMSNRPVCRHFMMKGNCRYENNCAFYHPGVNGPPLP
- the PPP1R10 gene encoding serine/threonine-protein phosphatase 1 regulatory subunit 10 isoform X2, with the translated sequence MGSGPIDPKELLKGLDSFLNRDGEVKSVDGISKIFSLMKEARKMVSRCTYLNILLQTQSPEILVKFIDVGGYKLLNNWLTYSKTTNNIPLLQQILLTLQHLPLTVDHLKQNNTAKLVKQLSKSSEDEELRKLASVLVSDWMAVIRSQSSTQPAEKDKKKRKEEGKSRTTPPERPLTEVKAETRAEEAPEKKKEKPKSLRTTAPSHAKFRSTGLELETPSLVPVKKNASAVVVSDKYNLKPIPLKRQSTTVAPGDAAPPAEKKYKPLNTTPNATKEIKVKIIPPQPMEGLGFLDALNSAPVPGIKIKKKKKVLSPTAAKPSPFEGKTSTEPSTAKPSSPEPAPPCEAMDTDRPGTPVPAVEVPELMDTASLEPGALDAKPVESPGDPSQLTRKGRKRKTVTWPEEGKLREYFYFELDETERVNVNKIKDFGEAAKREILSDRHAFETARRLSHDNMEEKVPWVCPRPLVLPSPLVTPGSNSQERYIQAEREKGILQELFLNKESPHEPDPEPYEPVPPKLIPLDEECSMDETSYIETLEPGGAGGSPDGAGGSKLPPVLANLMGSMGAGKSPQGPGGGGINVQEILTSIMGSPNSHPSEELLKQPDYSDKIKQMLVPHGLLGPGPIANGFPPGGPGGPKAMQHFPPGPGGPMPGPHGGPGGPVGPRLLGPPPPPRGGDPFWDGPGDPMRGGPMRGGPGPGPGPYHRGRGGRGGNEPPPPPPFRGARGGRSGGGPPNGRGGPGGGMSSSSGHRPHEGPGSGMGGGHRPHEGPGGSMGGGGGHRPHEGPGGGMGSGTGHRPHEGPGSGMGGGSGHRPHEGPGGGMGAGSGHRPHEGPGHGGPHGHRPHDVPGHRGHDHRGPPPHEHRSHDGPGHGGGGHRGHDGGHSHGGDMSNRPVCRHFMMKGNCRYENNCAFYHPGVNGPPLP